A part of Hippea maritima DSM 10411 genomic DNA contains:
- a CDS encoding TorD/DmsD family molecular chaperone — protein sequence MKDDRIAMYRFLSICFTYPEENFSEVIQKAIQMIKQSYTNLNENGYKLTGIRNLKQGLKEMEKLSLHQWQGVYTGLFIANFPKTPFHPYESFYKDGLVGGEVSDQLNEVYKSCGLEIFDEREFPDYLPFELEFGAFLLENEEACKPAFAEFFFDHLFSWVFNFFDDLNKDKKVPLFYRSLSQIGTTFLTKEQKVLKELLNEN from the coding sequence ATGAAAGATGACAGAATAGCAATGTATCGATTTCTAAGTATCTGTTTTACATATCCTGAAGAAAATTTCTCAGAGGTTATTCAAAAGGCGATTCAGATGATAAAACAATCATATACAAACCTAAACGAAAACGGATACAAACTAACCGGCATAAGAAACCTAAAACAAGGACTTAAAGAGATGGAAAAGTTATCACTTCACCAGTGGCAGGGGGTATATACCGGCCTTTTTATTGCAAATTTTCCAAAAACACCTTTTCATCCATATGAATCGTTCTACAAAGACGGTCTTGTAGGGGGAGAGGTCTCTGATCAGTTAAATGAGGTATACAAAAGCTGTGGACTTGAGATATTCGACGAAAGGGAGTTTCCAGACTATCTACCGTTTGAACTTGAGTTTGGGGCTTTCCTGCTTGAAAATGAAGAGGCTTGTAAGCCAGCGTTTGCTGAATTTTTCTTTGACCATCTGTTTAGCTGGGTATTTAATTTCTTTGACGACCTAAACAAGGACAAAAAGGTTCCGCTGTTTTACAGAAGCCTATCTCAAATTGGAACTACCTTTCTAACAAAGGAGCAGAAAGTTCTTAAGGAGCTTCTAAATGAAAACTAA
- a CDS encoding aspartate carbamoyltransferase catalytic subunit translates to MKHFVSIKDLSKENIELIIKRALKFKESNLFKGKLKDKTIVTLFFENSTRTRTSFEIAAKNMGAEVVNIDHNQSSLKKGETDYDTIINLSAMRPDAFVIRHYQSGYPEFLSKFTNIPVINAGDGTNEHPSQAILDAITMFEAKGKLDNLNVCIIGDISNSRVAKSHMWMAKLFDWKLSFYGPKTMLPKQEWLDGVKIEPNLQEALSDKDFIILLRIQLERKSGQNIPSLKEYSRFFGIGEKNMPNAYIMHPGPVNRNVELSSALMDKHEKILITKQVENGVFARMAIFEFCLL, encoded by the coding sequence ATGAAGCATTTTGTTTCTATTAAAGACTTATCGAAGGAAAACATAGAACTTATCATAAAAAGGGCTTTAAAATTCAAAGAGTCTAACCTTTTTAAAGGTAAATTAAAGGACAAAACTATTGTAACACTCTTTTTTGAGAATAGCACACGTACACGCACCTCATTTGAGATAGCAGCTAAAAACATGGGCGCAGAAGTTGTAAACATAGACCACAATCAATCAAGTTTAAAAAAGGGTGAAACAGATTACGATACTATAATTAACTTATCAGCAATGAGGCCTGACGCATTCGTCATAAGACATTACCAGTCCGGCTATCCTGAATTTTTAAGCAAGTTCACCAATATACCGGTAATAAATGCTGGAGACGGCACAAATGAACACCCATCACAAGCCATTTTAGATGCAATAACCATGTTTGAAGCAAAGGGCAAACTCGACAATCTCAATGTTTGCATAATCGGGGATATATCAAACAGTAGGGTTGCAAAAAGCCATATGTGGATGGCAAAACTTTTTGATTGGAAGCTAAGCTTCTATGGACCAAAGACAATGCTGCCAAAACAGGAATGGCTTGACGGTGTAAAAATAGAACCAAACCTGCAAGAAGCCTTATCTGATAAAGATTTTATCATACTGCTGCGCATACAACTTGAAAGAAAAAGTGGTCAAAACATACCATCATTAAAGGAGTACTCAAGGTTTTTTGGAATAGGCGAAAAAAATATGCCTAATGCTTACATAATGCATCCAGGACCGGTAAACAGAAACGTTGAATTAAGCTCAGCTTTAATGGATAAACATGAAAAAATCCTAATAACAAAACAAGTTGAAAATGGCGTATTCGCAAGAATGGCCATATTTGAATTTTGCCTACTCTAA
- the rapZ gene encoding RNase adapter RapZ has translation MEIVFISGLSGSGKTTALKAFEDSGYFCIDNLPLSLLKKFIDIIELSNSQINKIAGVCDIRDPNLTEEIKEIKEWLDHSKIEYKIIFFESDDKTLIKRFEQTRRSHPLSLLRKIPLSKAIKEEKEAIEPIKKIADFIIDTTQLNVNQLRRLVYEKFLKQDKRLIIQLISFGFKYGIPIESDNVFDVRFLPNPYFIDELKDTTGLDKKTYDFVMNQSQTNEFLDYLRGFLDAFIPHYIKEGKSYLTISIGCTGGKHRSVAIVEYIKEYLIKKGFEVEILHRDIEK, from the coding sequence GTGGAAATTGTCTTTATCAGTGGATTATCTGGAAGCGGTAAAACCACAGCCTTGAAAGCGTTCGAAGATAGTGGTTATTTTTGCATAGACAACCTGCCGCTCTCTTTGCTTAAAAAATTCATAGACATAATAGAACTATCAAACAGTCAGATAAACAAGATAGCGGGCGTTTGCGATATCAGAGACCCCAACCTAACTGAAGAAATAAAAGAAATTAAAGAGTGGCTTGACCATTCTAAGATAGAATACAAAATTATATTCTTTGAATCAGATGATAAAACATTAATCAAAAGATTTGAACAAACAAGGAGATCCCACCCGTTAAGCCTACTCAGAAAGATTCCACTATCTAAAGCAATCAAAGAAGAAAAAGAAGCTATAGAACCTATAAAAAAGATAGCAGATTTCATCATAGACACAACACAACTTAACGTTAATCAACTCAGAAGGTTGGTGTATGAAAAGTTTTTAAAGCAGGATAAGAGATTAATAATCCAGCTTATATCGTTTGGGTTTAAATATGGAATACCCATAGAGTCAGATAACGTTTTTGATGTGAGGTTTTTACCGAACCCATACTTCATTGATGAGTTAAAAGATACAACCGGTCTTGACAAAAAAACATATGACTTTGTAATGAATCAAAGCCAGACCAATGAGTTTTTAGACTATCTAAGAGGCTTTTTAGATGCATTTATACCGCATTACATAAAAGAGGGCAAAAGCTATCTAACTATATCCATAGGATGCACGGGCGGCAAGCATAGATCGGTAGCAATCGTGGAGTATATAAAGGAATACTTGATTAAAAAGGGCTTTGAGGTTGAAATTTTGCATAGAGATATAGAGAAATGA
- a CDS encoding PTS sugar transporter subunit IIA codes for MKENRITDFINTVKLNINCKEKFECLKKMAEYLAKENNLNSEDVFSLLMAREKFGSTAVGGYFALPHAKMDSLSKLICGIFTTEEPIDFGSLDGVPSQIFLVVLAPSSKPSILLKALAKAAKIFKDNQLKERIISEKDKEKVIEFIKNKEEELKKG; via the coding sequence ATGAAAGAAAACAGAATTACAGACTTTATTAATACGGTAAAGCTTAACATTAACTGCAAGGAAAAATTCGAATGTTTAAAAAAGATGGCTGAGTATTTAGCCAAGGAAAACAATCTAAATAGCGAAGATGTTTTTTCTCTTTTAATGGCCAGGGAAAAATTCGGCTCCACGGCTGTGGGAGGCTACTTTGCTCTCCCACATGCCAAAATGGATTCCCTAAGCAAATTAATATGTGGCATATTTACCACCGAGGAACCCATAGATTTTGGCTCATTGGATGGCGTACCATCGCAGATATTTCTGGTTGTACTTGCGCCAAGCTCAAAACCATCCATACTACTTAAAGCACTTGCTAAAGCTGCCAAAATATTTAAAGACAACCAGCTGAAAGAGCGCATCATATCGGAAAAGGATAAGGAAAAAGTCATAGAATTTATAAAGAACAAAGAGGAAGAGCTAAAGAAGGGCTAA
- the hpf gene encoding ribosome hibernation-promoting factor, HPF/YfiA family, whose protein sequence is MKITISAKNTELTPAIKGYVEKKIGRLQRKIDGATTADVVLSVEKYRHIADVKLNIEGEIIKATESSKDMYSSIDLVYEVLEKQIEKMKDKLYKSKRRASQAEQYQYEAGEREPVVVEEEFIPKPLTVEEAIMKLNEEDKHFVVFNNSENGKVCVIYKKKNGDYGYIVTR, encoded by the coding sequence ATGAAAATCACAATCAGTGCAAAAAACACAGAGCTCACGCCGGCAATCAAAGGGTATGTGGAGAAAAAAATCGGCAGGCTTCAAAGAAAAATAGACGGTGCAACTACAGCAGATGTAGTATTGAGCGTAGAAAAATACAGACACATAGCAGATGTAAAACTAAATATAGAGGGAGAGATAATAAAAGCAACAGAATCATCCAAGGACATGTATTCATCGATTGACCTTGTTTATGAAGTATTAGAAAAACAGATAGAAAAAATGAAAGACAAACTCTATAAATCAAAAAGAAGGGCATCTCAGGCCGAACAGTATCAATATGAGGCAGGTGAAAGAGAGCCTGTGGTCGTGGAAGAGGAGTTCATACCAAAACCATTAACTGTAGAAGAAGCCATAATGAAACTAAATGAAGAAGACAAGCATTTTGTTGTATTCAACAACTCAGAGAACGGAAAGGTTTGTGTTATCTATAAAAAGAAAAATGGCGATTATGGATATATAGTAACAAGATGA
- a CDS encoding NifB/NifX family molybdenum-iron cluster-binding protein, giving the protein MIRVAMPIEDDRLCEHFGHAPKFAFFDIEDGKVTSTQIEPSPEHYEGSFPQWIKEKGADAVIVAGIGPKAKELFESFGIKVISNAIPKDARELIEDFIANRLDLSYQEVCDHEHHHGHHH; this is encoded by the coding sequence ATGATAAGGGTTGCGATGCCTATAGAGGATGATAGACTGTGCGAACACTTTGGTCATGCACCCAAATTTGCATTTTTCGATATAGAGGATGGAAAAGTGACATCAACCCAGATAGAGCCATCACCCGAGCATTATGAAGGCTCATTTCCTCAGTGGATAAAAGAAAAAGGCGCAGATGCTGTAATTGTGGCTGGAATAGGACCAAAGGCTAAAGAACTATTTGAAAGCTTTGGCATAAAGGTAATAAGCAATGCAATACCTAAAGATGCAAGAGAGCTAATAGAGGACTTTATAGCTAATAGATTGGATTTATCGTATCAAGAGGTGTGTGATCACGAACACCACCACGGGCACCACCATTAA
- a CDS encoding DnaJ domain-containing protein, with protein MIYDFSFQNRFTKIKRYEIAARKLLGVNEDDPEWIIRNNYLKLAKKYHPDINKKSEELFRDINTAYMILTKKDFDVENAKFLTISEDELEELEKEYAIERKTADYYSYWKNRFF; from the coding sequence ATGATATACGATTTTTCGTTTCAGAATAGGTTTACAAAGATAAAAAGATATGAAATAGCTGCAAGAAAACTGCTTGGTGTAAATGAAGACGACCCAGAATGGATAATAAGGAATAATTATCTAAAATTAGCCAAGAAGTATCATCCAGATATAAACAAGAAAAGTGAAGAACTATTCAGGGACATAAACACAGCATATATGATTTTAACCAAAAAAGACTTTGATGTAGAAAATGCAAAATTTTTAACTATAAGCGAAGACGAATTAGAGGAGTTAGAAAAAGAGTACGCTATAGAAAGAAAAACCGCCGATTATTATTCCTATTGGAAAAATAGATTCTTTTAA
- a CDS encoding AAA family ATPase, whose amino-acid sequence MVKKTSIYVCSNCGYTSSKWYGRCPNCGEWGTFEEKTGNDKKKSRALDYKKPVKISQVNYSESFLSFDGDFSSLFNNKLSLGGVYLISGTPGVGKSTLLLQLAGSLSKNGRVVYISAEESLGQIASRGERLSVGDVELVSENELNRIIAMLEVERPTIAIVDSVHTIFDSDLDYTTGGIQQVRHCAEKLTEAAKRFSITLFIVAHITKSGAIAGPKTLEHMVDSVLLLQAESKSGFRVLKFLKNRFGSTDEALILQMTEKGLVEVKDPTIKFIDGFNLTDGVCYGAIAEGKHPILIEVQALCVQTPLAIPRRISVGFDINRLNMLIAVIEKRVNLPMFKYDVYVNITGGIKVSSTLMDAAVVGAIFSSFKKKSFLEKSVVFSEIDLSGRLRLFESDKAIVDKLKASGFSVMSALNTKDVKRLYDSV is encoded by the coding sequence ATGGTCAAAAAAACATCAATTTATGTCTGTTCCAATTGCGGTTATACATCCTCAAAGTGGTACGGAAGGTGTCCAAATTGTGGTGAGTGGGGCACATTTGAGGAGAAAACTGGCAATGATAAGAAAAAATCCCGCGCTTTGGATTATAAAAAACCTGTGAAGATAAGCCAGGTTAATTACAGTGAGAGTTTTTTGTCCTTTGATGGTGATTTCAGTTCTCTGTTTAATAATAAACTCTCTTTGGGTGGCGTTTATTTGATTTCTGGGACCCCAGGGGTGGGTAAATCAACGCTACTTTTACAACTTGCTGGCTCTTTATCTAAAAATGGAAGGGTTGTGTATATTTCCGCTGAAGAATCTTTAGGGCAGATTGCATCAAGGGGTGAAAGATTATCGGTAGGTGATGTAGAGCTTGTCTCAGAAAACGAACTCAATAGAATAATCGCCATGCTTGAGGTTGAAAGACCAACTATTGCTATTGTTGATTCTGTGCATACGATTTTTGATAGTGACCTCGATTATACAACAGGAGGAATTCAGCAGGTTAGGCACTGTGCGGAAAAATTAACGGAAGCTGCAAAAAGATTTTCTATAACACTTTTTATTGTTGCACACATTACAAAATCTGGTGCGATAGCAGGACCTAAAACATTGGAACATATGGTTGATAGTGTTCTTTTACTTCAAGCTGAATCGAAGAGTGGCTTCAGGGTTTTGAAATTTCTTAAAAATCGATTTGGGTCTACAGATGAGGCTCTCATTCTTCAGATGACGGAAAAGGGTTTAGTTGAAGTAAAAGATCCTACCATTAAATTTATAGATGGGTTTAATCTAACCGATGGTGTATGCTATGGAGCTATAGCTGAGGGCAAACATCCTATTTTGATTGAGGTTCAAGCTTTATGTGTTCAAACCCCACTTGCCATACCGAGGCGTATAAGTGTAGGCTTTGATATAAACAGACTGAATATGCTTATAGCTGTCATAGAAAAGAGGGTTAATCTTCCTATGTTTAAGTATGATGTTTATGTGAATATTACAGGAGGAATTAAGGTATCATCCACATTAATGGATGCCGCTGTTGTGGGTGCTATTTTTTCTTCGTTTAAGAAAAAGAGTTTCTTAGAGAAGAGTGTTGTTTTTTCTGAGATTGACTTGTCTGGTAGGCTCAGGCTTTTTGAGAGTGATAAGGCCATAGTTGATAAGCTTAAAGCGAGTGGCTTTAGTGTGATGTCGGCTTTGAATACAAAGGATGTAAAACGGCTTTACGATTCAGTTTAG
- the kdsA gene encoding 3-deoxy-8-phosphooctulonate synthase — protein MNEHFFIAGPCVIESELIIMKTAERLKKIAEKYNIEIIFKSSFDKANRTSISSFRGPGIDEGLKVLSKVKETFGFKLTTDIHLPHQASVVADVVDVIQIPAFLCRQTDMIVEAAKTSKTVNIKKGQFVAPWDMRYAVQKAKASGGRDIWLTERGSSFGYNNLVVDFRSLRIMKEFARKVVYDATHSMQMPSVAGKSLGTKEYASWLAFAAASVGVDGLFFEVHPEPDKALSDAAVMLSIDEFEKIVPVILQHWQITDRYEKNS, from the coding sequence ATGAATGAGCATTTTTTTATTGCTGGGCCTTGTGTTATAGAAAGTGAATTGATTATAATGAAAACAGCCGAAAGGCTGAAAAAAATAGCAGAGAAGTACAATATTGAGATTATATTTAAATCTTCCTTTGATAAAGCAAACAGAACCTCTATAAGCTCATTCAGGGGGCCCGGAATCGATGAAGGGCTTAAGGTTCTCTCCAAAGTCAAAGAAACCTTTGGGTTTAAACTAACTACTGATATTCATTTGCCGCATCAGGCAAGCGTTGTTGCGGATGTTGTGGATGTAATACAGATTCCAGCATTTCTATGCCGTCAAACAGATATGATAGTTGAGGCTGCCAAAACCTCTAAGACTGTCAATATAAAAAAGGGCCAGTTTGTAGCTCCATGGGACATGAGGTATGCAGTACAAAAGGCGAAAGCTTCAGGAGGCAGAGATATTTGGCTAACCGAAAGGGGTTCTTCATTTGGTTATAATAACTTAGTCGTTGATTTTAGAAGTTTACGCATTATGAAGGAGTTTGCCAGAAAGGTTGTATATGATGCCACACATTCAATGCAGATGCCAAGTGTAGCGGGAAAGAGTTTAGGCACTAAAGAATATGCCTCATGGCTTGCCTTTGCTGCAGCGAGTGTTGGGGTTGATGGTTTATTTTTTGAGGTTCACCCAGAACCTGATAAGGCGCTCTCTGATGCTGCTGTTATGCTATCTATTGATGAGTTTGAGAAAATTGTACCCGTTATTTTACAACACTGGCAGATAACGGATAGATATGAAAAAAATTCATAA
- a CDS encoding LptF/LptG family permease: MKKIHKYITIFFLKTFFISLAFFVLLFVLSDFFSNLSDIVGNGVSIKYIISYYVYYTPFIIYFSLPFIFALSSLVSLGYLSSKNEIIVMRSSGLSIFKIAKPVLFFSIIVAVLMFASKELIVNYGLEKASFVKHYYFKNKQFKLGWTKVGNMFIKVNGLNVTNNMAYNVTAYRVDKDFNRVEAIITAKRVKFKPKEIIFIDGCSFNMPNFSQGRCFKDFKIKTNKSFYSLFSSSKFKEPSIKSLVFSYKHSLDKDYYLSLIIHRFVYPFSCIILTLISFVFVLKTNPRRGGFVKNVFSSSLVFLVYIGSLELISSMGRYSMVDPNISIVIFILFWLSVSVYNLLKLGV; this comes from the coding sequence ATGAAAAAAATTCATAAATACATAACTATTTTTTTTCTAAAAACATTTTTTATCTCTTTAGCCTTTTTTGTTTTATTGTTTGTGTTAAGTGATTTTTTCTCCAATCTATCAGACATAGTTGGTAATGGTGTTTCGATTAAGTATATTATTAGCTATTATGTGTATTATACGCCATTTATAATTTACTTTAGTTTACCTTTTATATTTGCGCTTTCATCGCTTGTAAGCTTGGGATATCTATCATCAAAAAACGAAATAATAGTGATGCGGTCAAGTGGTTTGAGCATATTTAAGATAGCAAAACCAGTTCTGTTTTTTTCCATTATTGTTGCTGTTTTGATGTTTGCATCTAAGGAGCTTATTGTTAACTATGGGCTTGAGAAGGCCTCTTTTGTTAAGCATTACTATTTTAAAAATAAGCAGTTCAAACTAGGGTGGACTAAAGTTGGCAATATGTTTATAAAGGTTAATGGACTAAATGTTACAAATAATATGGCATATAATGTTACCGCCTATAGAGTTGATAAAGATTTTAATAGGGTAGAGGCTATAATTACAGCAAAGAGGGTTAAATTCAAGCCAAAAGAGATTATATTTATTGATGGGTGTAGTTTTAATATGCCCAACTTTTCCCAAGGTAGGTGTTTTAAGGATTTTAAAATCAAAACCAACAAGAGCTTTTATTCGCTTTTTTCTTCATCGAAGTTTAAAGAGCCATCGATTAAAAGCCTTGTTTTTTCTTATAAGCATTCTTTGGATAAAGACTACTATTTGTCTTTAATTATTCATAGGTTTGTTTATCCCTTTTCGTGTATTATCTTAACACTTATCTCTTTTGTGTTCGTGCTTAAAACAAATCCAAGAAGAGGTGGTTTTGTAAAAAACGTTTTTTCTTCAAGCTTGGTTTTTCTGGTATATATTGGGAGTTTGGAACTTATATCGTCAATGGGTAGATATTCGATGGTTGATCCTAATATATCGATTGTTATTTTTATCCTTTTCTGGTTGAGTGTTTCTGTGTATAATCTCTTGAAACTTGGAGTTTGA
- a CDS encoding pyruvate, water dikinase regulatory protein, producing the protein MEAEPKYIYLISDGTGETATKIAKAFLVQFKYPNIIKRKFIEVREKEKIDEIVEKAKDERPLVVLTIADKDLRDYANERFNQIGVIILDLFGYYINKFEEFFGQKARNVSGLLHRISDRYFEKIKAIEYTVEHDDNRSSRNLDQADIILVGLSRTSKTPLSIYLAQEGGYKVANFAIVKGEKLPDSLFEVDQNKIVGLTIDPMRLYEIRKQRAKKLGLANSSYASLSRIYEEVEYANSIFKKHPQWLIVDVTNRSVEETASEIVSKLFGRKL; encoded by the coding sequence ATGGAGGCAGAGCCTAAATATATTTATCTTATATCGGATGGGACGGGGGAAACAGCAACAAAGATAGCCAAGGCATTTTTGGTTCAATTTAAATACCCCAACATAATAAAAAGGAAATTTATAGAGGTTAGAGAAAAAGAAAAGATAGATGAGATTGTCGAAAAGGCTAAAGACGAGAGGCCTTTAGTTGTTTTAACTATAGCAGATAAGGATCTTAGGGATTATGCAAATGAGAGATTTAATCAAATAGGCGTCATAATACTTGATTTGTTTGGTTATTATATAAATAAATTCGAGGAGTTTTTCGGCCAAAAGGCAAGGAATGTCTCTGGCCTTTTGCATAGAATTAGCGATAGATATTTCGAAAAGATAAAAGCCATAGAATACACAGTTGAGCATGATGATAACAGAAGTAGTAGAAACTTGGACCAGGCTGATATTATACTCGTTGGACTTTCAAGGACGTCAAAGACCCCTTTAAGCATTTACCTAGCCCAAGAAGGTGGATATAAAGTTGCAAATTTTGCTATTGTCAAAGGAGAAAAACTGCCCGATTCATTGTTTGAGGTAGACCAAAACAAGATAGTAGGCTTGACGATAGACCCTATGAGGCTATACGAGATAAGAAAGCAGAGGGCTAAAAAATTGGGACTTGCTAACTCCTCTTATGCCTCATTGAGCAGGATATATGAAGAGGTTGAATATGCCAATTCAATCTTTAAAAAGCATCCTCAGTGGCTTATTGTTGATGTTACAAATAGGTCGGTAGAGGAGACCGCAAGCGAGATAGTTTCTAAATTATTTGGAAGAAAACTTTAG
- a CDS encoding DUF948 domain-containing protein, giving the protein MDLASVSLAVIALVYAGLALGGLIGIIVLIKLYSDMKKKVEEIKKQIEPYQSKADQMLYKAEVMMEIAQTLAEDVKVLVDKAKETGVDVMDKTRQTTTEVMDKAKETSFEVMDKTKETVDEVSELVVGTKKRVENHTNYIFNRVATIEEKLDDVYAFLVGIAKFTTKLVKKEDR; this is encoded by the coding sequence ATGGATTTAGCTTCCGTTTCACTGGCTGTTATTGCGTTGGTTTATGCGGGTCTTGCATTGGGAGGGCTAATTGGCATTATTGTCTTGATTAAGCTCTATTCAGACATGAAAAAGAAGGTTGAAGAGATTAAAAAGCAAATTGAGCCCTATCAATCCAAAGCTGACCAGATGCTTTACAAGGCCGAGGTTATGATGGAGATAGCTCAAACTTTGGCAGAGGATGTAAAGGTTTTGGTCGATAAGGCCAAAGAAACTGGTGTTGATGTAATGGACAAAACAAGACAAACAACAACAGAGGTTATGGACAAGGCTAAAGAGACGAGTTTTGAGGTAATGGATAAAACAAAAGAAACTGTAGATGAGGTTAGTGAGCTTGTAGTTGGAACAAAAAAGAGGGTGGAAAATCATACAAACTATATCTTTAATAGGGTTGCAACTATTGAGGAGAAGTTGGATGATGTGTATGCTTTTTTGGTTGGTATAGCTAAGTTCACTACAAAACTGGTGAAAAAGGAGGATAGATAA
- a CDS encoding AI-2E family transporter: MNTTYHSGLFEYFIFLIFLIGGVYLLFFKLTFVTIVVFLSYLIAEISYPFENMLLRFKIPRWLSGLFVLTIIMGSTVFILTITVPALISQISGIEKQLPTLLEGIKNSINNLYSYMSLKFSNSSAVNQILSSAVDSVKKYLIDFAVNSLTGLIKGVSGLVALLLIPIISFFMIIYRQKYKLVIKSIILTVLGEDYLSVFQDIHNVIISYIVGLVILMVVVSALGIAGLYIVGVDYALLFGILGGVLYIIPYLGAIVSFIPPILVALLVHHSLIMSVEVLTVLLFIHFISGNIIAPYIYSRQLELDPLAVLLSILFFGKLLGVWGVILSVPLLGIIVVSYEKLVPILIKRRAM, from the coding sequence TTGAATACCACTTACCATTCTGGTCTATTTGAATACTTCATATTCTTGATTTTTTTGATAGGTGGTGTTTACCTTTTGTTTTTTAAGCTAACCTTCGTAACAATTGTTGTGTTTCTGTCTTATTTGATAGCTGAGATTTCCTATCCTTTTGAGAATATGTTGCTTAGATTTAAGATTCCCCGTTGGCTGAGTGGCCTTTTTGTTTTGACCATAATAATGGGCAGTACGGTATTTATATTAACCATAACCGTACCTGCCCTGATTAGTCAGATATCTGGCATAGAAAAACAGCTGCCCACTTTGCTTGAAGGTATTAAAAATTCCATAAACAATTTATACAGCTACATGTCGCTTAAATTCTCAAACAGTAGCGCTGTTAATCAAATTTTGAGCTCGGCTGTGGATTCTGTAAAAAAATACCTTATAGATTTTGCTGTTAATTCATTAACAGGTCTCATAAAAGGTGTGTCGGGACTTGTAGCCTTATTGCTTATACCTATAATCTCGTTTTTTATGATTATCTATAGACAGAAATACAAATTGGTTATAAAAAGCATTATTTTGACAGTTTTGGGAGAAGATTATCTTTCAGTTTTTCAGGATATACACAATGTTATTATAAGCTACATAGTGGGTCTTGTAATACTTATGGTTGTGGTATCTGCCTTAGGTATTGCAGGGCTTTACATTGTTGGTGTAGACTATGCATTATTATTCGGTATTTTGGGTGGTGTGCTTTATATAATCCCCTACCTTGGGGCTATAGTTAGTTTTATACCCCCTATTTTGGTAGCTTTACTTGTCCATCATAGTCTTATAATGTCTGTTGAAGTGTTAACGGTTCTTTTGTTTATTCATTTTATAAGTGGCAATATCATAGCACCGTATATCTATTCAAGGCAGCTTGAGTTAGATCCTCTTGCCGTTTTACTTTCTATATTATTTTTTGGCAAACTCTTGGGAGTTTGGGGTGTTATACTTTCCGTTCCACTTTTAGGTATAATTGTTGTGAGCTATGAGAAGTTGGTGCCAATTTTGATAAAAAGGAGAGCAATGTGA